Proteins from a genomic interval of Syngnathus acus chromosome 4, fSynAcu1.2, whole genome shotgun sequence:
- the org gene encoding oogenesis-related: MMADDSRSDIVELAESTEGSVEVKRYGVLRSVLRGLFWPFGIVVHAYHGFWWVLGFRQPKQQQQDLASLRPSRSIRKRLNPLTRLLLNILPRWLHRALGYPKSTDIGCSLAQEIKVSPTKPCGKGSKRKQDDLEYENEEAHHWVDALTHELVDEDPENDPDYEPSSVEADSEELSSHNSTESDIEVHDDLVVIEDV; this comes from the exons ATGATGGCCGATGATTCCCGCAGTGACATAGTAGAGCTGGCCGAGAGTACCGAG GGTTCTGTGGAGGTGAAGCGGTATGGGGTGCTTCGTTCCGTGCTGCGGGGGCTCTTCTGGCCCTTTGGCATCGTG GTCCATGCATATCATGGCTTTTGGTGGGTGCTGGGCTTCAGGCAAcccaagcagcagcagcaggattTAGCCAGTCTGCGTCCGTCCCGCAGCATTCGCAAGCGCCTTAACCCGCTCACACGGCTGCTGCTCAACATCTTGCCCCGCTGGCTGCATCGTGCACTGGGCTACCCTAAGTCCACTGATATTGGCTGCTCCCTTGCTCAAG AAATAAAAGTCTCGCCCACAAAACCTTGTGGGAAGGGCAGCAAGAGGAAACAGGATGACTTGGAGTATGAGAATGAGGAGGCCCACCACTGGGTGGACGCCCTCACGCATGAGCTTGTTGACGAAGACCCAGAGAACGATCCCGACTATGAG CCTAGTTCTGTCGAGGCAGACAGTGAAGAGTTGTCCTCTCACAACAGCACGGAGAGCGACATTGAAGTGCATGACGATTTGGTCGTTATTGAAGATGTGTAA
- the lingo3a gene encoding leucine-rich repeat and immunoglobulin-like domain-containing nogo receptor-interacting protein 3a, with amino-acid sequence MGVILRQDVSWLLPFFILLVMRHVWPARGQACPQRCECVAKLKTVSCHGKRLSALPDGIPVDTKIVDLSANKLRWVERGDLLSFPNVEKLDLSENMISVLEPNAFSSLQNLQSLSLRGNQLKLIPIGAFSHLSNLTSLDLSGNKLVILLDFTFQDLKNLRNLEVGDNDLVYISNKAFLGLVTLRELTIERCNLTSVSSQSLSYLHNLVTLRLRYLGISTLEDQNFRKLGNLRGLEIDHWPFLEYITPHSLQGLNLSWLSITHTNITSVPTSALRSLSHLTTLNLSFNPISVLESWSLRDLLRLKELHLVNTRMITVQPYALGGLRQIRLLNLSANNLVTLEEGAFQSVNTLETLRLDGNPLACDCRLLWILQRRKTLNFDNASPVCMTPLEVQGRALGAFSDSALFEHFTCQKPKIRNRKLQQISAREGQVVSFVCRADGEPTPVIFWISPQRRRITTKSSGRLTVLKEGTLEIRYAQVMDTGTYICIASNAGGNDTYFATLTVSGLPLDAALMANRTYYAGDLNDTNLNDTKVFLKFTLDLKTILISTAMGCIMFLGVVLFCFILLFVWSRGRGQHKNNFSVEYSFRKVDGPATTGGQGGARKFNMKMI; translated from the coding sequence ATGGGGGTCATCCTCAGACAGGATGTGAGTTGGCTCCTGCCGTTCTTCATCCTGCTGGTGATGCGCCATGTATGGCCTGCCCGGGGACAAGCATGTCCTCAACGCTGCGAGTGCGTGGCCAAACTCAAGACTGTCTCCTGCCACGGTAAGCGACTGTCTGCCCTGCCGGATGGAATCCCGGTGGACACCAAGATCGTGGACCTGAGTGCAAATAAGCTGCGTTGGGTGGAGCGAGGCGACCTGCTGTCCTTTCCCAACGTGGAGAAGCTGGATCTCAGTGAGAATATGATCAGCGTCCTGGAACCGAATGCCTTTTCGAGTCTCCAGAACCTACAGTCGCTTTCTCTGAGGGGGAACCAACTGAAACTGATCCCCATAGGGGCTTTCTCACACCTTTCAAATCTCACCTCTCTGGACCTAAGTGGGAATAAACTtgtgattcttttggattttactTTCCAAGATCTAAAGAATCTGAGGAACCTGGAAGTTGGAGACAATGATCTGGTCTATATCTCCAACAAGGCCTTTTTGGGTCTGGTGACACTGAGAGAGTTGACCATCGAGAGGTGCAACTTGACTTCTGTTTCCAGTCAGTCTTTGTCGTACCTTCACAACTTGGTCACCCTGCGGCTTCGCTACCTCGGCATCTCCACCTTAGAGGACCAGAACTTCCGTAAGCTGGGAAACCTGAGGGGCCTGGAGATTGATCACTGGCCCTTTTTAGAGTACATCACCCCCCATAGCCTCCAGGGTCTCAACTTGTCATGGCTGTCCATCACTCACACCAACATCACCTCCGTGCCCACATCGGCCCTACGAAGTCTCTCCCACCTAACCACCCTCAACTTATCCTTCAACCCTATTTCGGTTCTGGAGTCTTGGTCGCTTCGAGACCTGCTCCGGTTGAAGGAGCTGCATCTGGTCAACACCAGGATGATAACAGTTCAGCCGTACGCCCTGGGCGGTCTCCGACAAATCCGCTTGCTGAACCTCTCCGCTAACAACTTGGTGACTTTGGAGGAAGGAGCCTTCCAGTCGGTCAACACTCTGGAGACCCTCCGATTGGACGGCAACCCTCTGGCCTGCGACTGCCGCTTGCTTTGGATCCTTCAGCGCAGGAAGACACTGAATTTTGACAACGCCTCCCCGGTGTGTATGACGCCCTTGGAGGTGCAGGGCCGGGCTTTGGGCGCTTTCTCCGACTCCGCTCTTTTTGAGCATTTCACCTGCCAGAAGCCCAAAATCCGAAACAGGAAATTGCAGCAGATCTCCGCTCGCGAGGGGCAGGTGGTGTCCTTCGTTTGCAGGGCGGACGGCGAGCCCACGCCGGTGATCTTCTGGATATCTCCGCAGCGGCGTCGAATCACTACAAAGAGCAGCGGCCGCTTGACGGTGTTAAAGGAAGGCACCTTGGAAATAAGGTACGCCCAGGTGATGGACACCGGAACCTACATCTGCATTGCGAGCAACGCTGGAGGGAACGACACGTACTTTGCAACACTCACAGTCAGCGGGCTGCCGCTCGATGCCGCCCTCATGGCTAATCGTACCTACTACGCCGGGGATCTTAACGACACGAACCTGAACGACACCAAAGTTTTCCTCAAGTTCACTCTAGACCTGAAGACCATCCTGATCTCCACAGCGATGGGCTGCATCATGTTCCTGGGGGTTGTCCTCTTCTGCTTCATCCTGCTCTTTGTGTGGAGTCGCGGGAGAGGAcagcacaaaaataatttctccGTTGAATACTCTTTCCGAAAGGTGGACGGGCCAGCCACCACCGGAGGGCAGGGCGGTGCCCGCAAGTTCAACATGAAGATGATTTGA